A stretch of the Polaribacter pacificus genome encodes the following:
- a CDS encoding sodium-translocating pyrophosphatase, with protein sequence MESMMIYMPLVMAALGLIYMVIKKSWVLKQDAGDGKMKEIADHIYEGALAFLNAEYRLLAIFVIIVSIALATVSFIVPTTHWLIVIAFIFGALFSAWAGNMGMKIATKTNVRTTQAAKTSLPNALKVSFGGGTVMGLGVAGLAVLGLTAFFIIFFQFFMEGSWTSTADMTIVLETLAGFSLGAESIALFARVGGGIYTKAADVGADLVGKVEAGIPEDDPRNPATIADNVGDNVGDVAGMGADLFGSYVATVLAAMVLGNYVIKDMGGSISDAFGGIGPILLPMAIAGVGIIISIIGTMLVKIKSNDAKESQVMGALNIGNWTSIVLVAISCYALVTWMLPETMKMEFFGEGLQDISSMRVFYATLVGLVVGAVISSVTEYYTGLGKSPILKIVQQSSTGAGTNIIAGLATGMISTFPSVLLFAGAIWASYAFAGFYGVALAASAMMATTAMQLAIDAFGPISDNAGGIAEMSEQEPIVRERTDILDSVGNTTAATGKGFAIASAALTSLALFAAYVTFTGIDGINIFKAPVLAMLFVGGMVPVVFSALAMNAVGKAAMEMVQEVRRQFRDIPGIMEGTGKPEYDKCVAISTEASLKQMMLPGLLTIGFPLAIAFVPMIFGMDPLAIAEMLGGYMAGVTVSGVLWAIFQNNAGGAWDNAKKSFEAGVEINGEMTYKGSEAHKAAVTGDTVGDPFKDTSGPSMNILIKLTCLIGLVIAPILGGHTSDEKAVLVTQEVNTTNTVEFTTNKQVDYQLEYQDGLTIATVTITSTTNGATTTSTQKIKGTKAEVSQKINELIEDNIGKEASLEREKILKVNKIY encoded by the coding sequence ATGGAATCAATGATGATTTATATGCCATTAGTTATGGCAGCTTTGGGATTAATTTATATGGTCATAAAGAAATCTTGGGTATTAAAACAAGATGCGGGTGATGGAAAAATGAAGGAGATCGCAGATCATATCTACGAAGGTGCATTGGCATTCTTAAATGCAGAATACCGACTGCTCGCCATATTTGTAATAATAGTAAGTATAGCTTTGGCAACCGTATCATTTATTGTACCAACCACACATTGGTTAATCGTAATCGCTTTTATATTTGGAGCCCTCTTTTCTGCTTGGGCAGGAAACATGGGAATGAAAATTGCCACTAAGACCAATGTAAGAACTACGCAGGCTGCAAAAACTAGCTTGCCAAATGCTTTAAAAGTTTCTTTTGGAGGTGGTACCGTTATGGGTCTTGGTGTTGCAGGTTTAGCCGTTTTAGGTTTGACCGCATTTTTTATCATTTTCTTCCAGTTTTTTATGGAAGGAAGTTGGACATCAACAGCAGACATGACTATCGTTTTAGAAACCCTAGCAGGTTTTTCTTTAGGAGCAGAATCAATTGCTTTATTTGCTCGTGTTGGTGGAGGTATCTACACCAAGGCCGCAGATGTTGGAGCTGATTTAGTTGGTAAAGTAGAAGCTGGGATCCCAGAAGATGATCCTCGTAACCCTGCAACGATTGCAGATAATGTTGGAGACAATGTTGGAGATGTTGCCGGAATGGGTGCTGATTTATTTGGTTCTTATGTTGCAACCGTTTTGGCTGCAATGGTTTTAGGAAACTATGTTATTAAAGATATGGGGGGAAGTATTTCCGATGCATTTGGTGGCATAGGTCCTATCTTATTGCCTATGGCGATTGCTGGTGTAGGAATTATCATTTCTATTATCGGAACCATGTTGGTAAAAATAAAGAGCAACGATGCTAAAGAATCTCAAGTAATGGGTGCTTTAAACATCGGTAACTGGACATCCATTGTTTTGGTAGCCATCTCTTGTTACGCATTGGTAACTTGGATGTTGCCAGAAACAATGAAAATGGAGTTTTTTGGTGAAGGATTGCAAGACATCTCTTCTATGCGTGTCTTCTATGCAACCTTAGTTGGTTTGGTCGTTGGTGCTGTAATTTCATCGGTGACAGAATATTATACAGGACTTGGAAAAAGCCCTATTTTAAAAATTGTACAACAATCTAGTACAGGTGCAGGAACCAATATTATTGCTGGTTTAGCTACCGGGATGATTTCTACATTCCCTTCTGTGCTGCTATTTGCTGGTGCCATTTGGGCTTCGTATGCATTTGCAGGATTTTATGGAGTTGCATTAGCAGCTTCTGCGATGATGGCAACTACTGCTATGCAATTGGCTATCGACGCCTTTGGACCAATTTCTGACAACGCAGGAGGTATTGCAGAAATGAGTGAACAAGAACCTATCGTTAGAGAGCGTACAGATATTTTAGACTCTGTTGGTAATACAACAGCTGCAACAGGGAAAGGTTTTGCTATTGCATCTGCTGCATTAACCTCATTGGCTTTATTTGCTGCCTATGTAACCTTTACAGGAATTGACGGAATTAACATCTTTAAAGCACCTGTTTTAGCCATGCTATTTGTTGGAGGAATGGTGCCTGTAGTATTTTCTGCCTTGGCTATGAATGCCGTTGGAAAAGCAGCCATGGAAATGGTTCAAGAAGTACGTAGACAATTTAGAGACATTCCAGGAATTATGGAAGGTACCGGAAAACCAGAATACGACAAATGTGTTGCTATTTCTACAGAGGCTTCATTAAAACAAATGATGCTTCCTGGATTATTAACTATTGGGTTCCCATTAGCCATTGCATTTGTTCCGATGATTTTTGGAATGGATCCTTTGGCGATTGCAGAGATGTTAGGTGGTTATATGGCCGGAGTTACTGTTAGTGGTGTACTTTGGGCAATTTTCCAGAACAATGCTGGAGGTGCTTGGGACAATGCTAAGAAATCTTTTGAAGCAGGTGTAGAGATTAATGGCGAAATGACTTACAAAGGATCTGAGGCACATAAAGCTGCTGTTACCGGTGATACTGTAGGTGATCCTTTTAAGGATACTTCTGGCCCTTCTATGAATATTTTAATCAAGCTTACTTGTTTAATTGGATTGGTGATCGCTCCTATTTTAGGAGGACATACTTCTGATGAAAAAGCTGTTTTAGTCACACAAGAAGTGAACACAACAAACACAGTTGAATTTACAACAAACAAACAAGTTGATTATCAATTAGAGTATCAAGATGGTCTTACCATTGCTACAGTAACTATTACGAGTACTACAAATGGAGCAACCACAACCAGCACTCAAAAAATAAAAGGAACAAAAGCTGAGGTAAGTCAAAAGATTAATGAACTAATTGAAGATAATATTGGCAAAGAAGCTTCTCTAGAAAGAGAAAAAATATTAAAAGTGAACAAGATTTACTAA
- a CDS encoding inorganic diphosphatase produces the protein MTAKERKTFDVLIEIPKGSRNKYEYDFDLHKIRFDRMLFSSMMYPADYGFIPETLALDGDPLDVLVLGTEPTFPMCVMEVKPIGVFHMADEKGPDEKIICVPVSDPIWNELNDLSDMNPHQVKEITHFFQVYKDLEKKKVDVGGWGDANEAYQIVDKCIERYMQSEHKKNGNFTI, from the coding sequence ATGACGGCAAAAGAAAGAAAGACTTTTGATGTATTGATAGAGATACCAAAAGGAAGCAGAAATAAATACGAATACGATTTTGACTTACATAAAATCCGTTTCGACAGAATGCTTTTTTCTTCTATGATGTATCCAGCAGACTACGGTTTTATACCAGAAACCTTAGCTTTAGATGGAGATCCTTTAGATGTTTTAGTTTTAGGTACAGAACCAACATTCCCAATGTGTGTAATGGAAGTTAAACCTATTGGTGTTTTCCATATGGCTGATGAAAAAGGTCCGGATGAGAAAATTATTTGTGTACCAGTATCAGATCCTATTTGGAACGAGTTAAATGACTTGTCTGATATGAATCCTCACCAAGTAAAAGAAATCACTCACTTTTTTCAAGTTTACAAAGATTTAGAAAAGAAAAAAGTAGATGTTGGAGGTTGGGGAGATGCTAATGAAGCATACCAAATTGTAGACAAATGTATTGAGCGTTATATGCAAAGTGAACATAAAAAAAACGGCAATTTTACCATCTAA
- a CDS encoding DUF5686 and carboxypeptidase-like regulatory domain-containing protein: MKFSFSLICLFLSCASFAQLKLSGVVVDQNNQPLPFVNVYIENTTEGDVTNENGLFSFITTKKRGNLEISFMGYTAQSIRFTAKKNQFSIMLVEESNQLDEIIIVSKPKKRLRKKENPAYRILKEVWKRKKTNGLKLFDAYQYTTQKTTEIGLNNLDTLFLKKVFTDKTDNTITRLPVDNNGINFYIPLFMSEDVIEVYGNNILNKEREVIIAEKSEGVNKNGFIFDRMANTFNDIDIFNNSIELLKKSFVSPISSAGFDSYDYVLHDSLVVDDKKFYSIYFFPRRNGDLAFEGNMVIADKNFSISKIKMKVNKEINLNFVRGVSFEKEFFVKDDSIYLPKKDKYMGDFVFVDKDDSNKGLTIKKTLLYSDYVFDKALDNKFYDTEVIRYKPNQFEQDQAYWDSINTSTDKKSTYTLIDDVKNNKKIKQISGILNTLSTGYINLVPGIQLGQYWNTVVGNSVEGTKLKLGFRTFKSDDDRFRLSGFVGYGIKDKRFKFGTEAKYLISYKPRIAVGAAYLYDVEQLGAKLLNTNRLNANVFDPNALFSRGENYFLSFVNKSVVKFDIEAKKNLHVGFSIAHTKISSASPSEFSIDYVNEFGGISSRVTDVSTDLYLAYTPGRFEYGFGVEQKMGRNLYPSLVINYKRGYKNFLDGDFNYDKIQIKYSQPIILGKIGILVTTAEVGKTFGTVPIALLSPVPANQTYWLTKNTFSLMNYYDYVTDSYVYGDAEHHFNGFILNRIPLINRLKLRSIISFKGVYGTISDENIAINRSNISYAAPSNKLYYEYGFGFENIGYKDIRPLRVDFLWRGDHTSVNGLPSPKFAVRVGIKAGF; the protein is encoded by the coding sequence ATGAAATTTAGTTTTTCTCTTATCTGTTTATTTTTAAGTTGTGCTAGTTTTGCTCAGCTTAAATTGTCAGGTGTGGTAGTTGACCAAAATAATCAACCCTTACCCTTTGTAAATGTATATATAGAAAACACCACAGAAGGTGATGTGACCAATGAAAACGGTCTATTTTCATTTATCACCACAAAAAAAAGAGGAAACTTAGAGATTTCCTTTATGGGGTACACCGCTCAGTCAATTCGATTTACAGCAAAGAAGAATCAGTTTTCTATAATGCTTGTAGAAGAAAGCAATCAATTGGATGAAATTATTATTGTTTCAAAGCCCAAGAAAAGACTTCGAAAAAAAGAAAACCCCGCCTATCGTATTTTAAAAGAAGTTTGGAAGCGAAAAAAAACCAATGGTTTAAAATTATTTGACGCTTATCAATACACCACGCAAAAAACGACTGAAATTGGCCTAAACAATTTAGATACCTTATTTCTCAAAAAAGTATTTACAGATAAAACAGACAATACCATAACGCGTTTGCCTGTTGATAACAATGGAATTAACTTCTACATTCCATTGTTTATGAGTGAAGATGTTATTGAAGTTTACGGAAACAATATATTAAATAAAGAAAGAGAAGTCATCATCGCCGAAAAAAGCGAAGGCGTTAATAAGAACGGTTTTATATTTGACCGAATGGCAAATACCTTTAATGATATTGACATTTTTAACAACTCTATAGAACTCTTAAAAAAATCATTTGTTAGCCCAATATCTAGTGCTGGTTTTGACTCGTATGATTATGTGCTTCACGACAGCTTGGTTGTTGACGATAAAAAATTCTACTCTATTTATTTTTTTCCTAGAAGAAATGGCGATTTAGCCTTTGAAGGAAATATGGTTATTGCAGATAAGAATTTTTCGATTTCAAAAATTAAAATGAAGGTCAACAAAGAAATTAATTTAAACTTTGTGAGAGGCGTTTCTTTTGAAAAAGAATTTTTTGTCAAAGATGACAGCATCTACTTGCCAAAAAAAGACAAATACATGGGGGATTTTGTCTTTGTCGATAAAGACGATTCAAACAAAGGCTTGACCATCAAAAAGACCCTGTTGTATTCTGATTATGTGTTTGACAAAGCACTTGATAACAAATTTTACGATACTGAAGTTATTCGTTATAAGCCCAATCAGTTTGAGCAAGATCAGGCCTACTGGGATTCAATCAATACATCAACAGATAAAAAAAGCACCTACACCTTAATAGATGATGTAAAGAACAATAAAAAAATAAAACAAATTTCTGGCATCTTAAATACACTCTCAACAGGGTATATTAACCTTGTCCCTGGAATACAGTTAGGGCAGTATTGGAACACAGTTGTTGGTAATAGTGTAGAGGGAACAAAACTAAAACTAGGTTTTAGAACTTTTAAATCTGATGATGATCGATTTAGATTGAGTGGTTTTGTGGGGTACGGAATTAAAGACAAACGCTTTAAATTTGGTACAGAAGCAAAATATTTAATTTCATACAAACCAAGAATTGCGGTTGGAGCAGCTTATTTATATGATGTAGAGCAACTAGGTGCCAAACTATTAAATACCAATAGACTAAACGCCAATGTTTTTGACCCAAACGCCTTGTTTTCTAGAGGAGAAAATTACTTCTTGTCTTTTGTAAACAAAAGCGTTGTGAAGTTTGATATTGAAGCTAAGAAAAATTTACACGTTGGGTTTTCTATTGCCCACACAAAAATAAGCTCAGCAAGTCCTTCTGAGTTCTCCATAGATTATGTCAATGAGTTTGGAGGCATCTCTTCTAGAGTTACAGATGTGAGTACTGATTTGTATTTGGCTTACACTCCAGGAAGATTTGAATATGGTTTTGGTGTAGAGCAAAAAATGGGTAGAAACCTATACCCTTCTTTGGTAATCAATTATAAAAGAGGGTATAAAAATTTCCTAGACGGTGATTTTAACTACGATAAGATTCAGATAAAATACAGTCAACCAATTATACTTGGTAAGATTGGAATATTAGTAACCACTGCAGAAGTCGGAAAAACCTTTGGCACAGTTCCTATCGCTTTGTTAAGTCCTGTCCCTGCCAATCAAACTTACTGGCTTACAAAGAATACCTTTTCTTTGATGAATTATTATGATTATGTAACTGACAGTTATGTTTACGGAGATGCAGAACATCATTTTAATGGTTTTATTTTAAATAGAATCCCGTTAATAAATCGCTTAAAACTTCGAAGTATCATTTCTTTTAAAGGAGTCTACGGGACCATCTCTGATGAAAACATAGCTATCAACAGATCAAACATATCCTATGCAGCTCCAAGCAACAAATTATACTATGAATACGGCTTTGGATTTGAAAATATTGGCTACAAAGACATTCGTCCATTACGTGTAGATTTCCTTTGGAGAGGAGATCATACTAGCGTAAATGGCTTACCCTCACCTAAATTTGCAGTCCGCGTCGGAATAAAAGCAGGGTTTTAA
- a CDS encoding pyruvate dehydrogenase complex E1 component subunit beta — MKTVQFREAICEAMSEEMRTDESIYLIGEEVAEYNGAYKASKGMLDEFGAKRVIDAPIAELGFGGIAVGSAMNGNRPIVEYMTFNFALVGIDQIINNAAKIRQMSGGQFNCPIVFRGPTASAGQLAATHSQAFENWFANCPGLKVVVPSNPYDAKGLLKAAIRDNDPVIFMESEQMYGDKMEIPEGEYIIPIGVADIKRAGTDVTIVSFGKIIKEAYIAADELAKENISVEIIDLRTVRPMDENAIIESVKKTNRLVILEEAWPFGSVSSEITYRVQDLAFDYLDAPIKRITTADTPAPYSPVLLEEWLPNSSDVIKAVKEVLYL, encoded by the coding sequence ATGAAAACAGTTCAGTTTAGAGAAGCTATTTGCGAAGCGATGAGCGAGGAAATGCGTACCGACGAAAGCATTTATTTAATTGGTGAAGAAGTTGCAGAGTATAATGGAGCCTACAAGGCTTCTAAAGGAATGCTAGATGAGTTTGGTGCAAAACGTGTTATTGATGCTCCGATTGCCGAATTAGGCTTTGGAGGGATTGCCGTTGGATCTGCCATGAATGGCAATAGACCAATTGTAGAATATATGACCTTTAACTTTGCATTGGTAGGAATCGATCAGATTATCAACAATGCAGCAAAAATAAGACAAATGTCGGGTGGTCAATTTAATTGCCCAATCGTATTTCGTGGTCCTACAGCTTCTGCTGGCCAGTTAGCCGCAACCCACTCTCAAGCATTTGAAAACTGGTTTGCAAATTGTCCTGGTTTAAAAGTAGTGGTACCATCAAATCCTTATGATGCAAAAGGCTTATTAAAAGCAGCTATACGCGATAATGATCCTGTTATTTTTATGGAATCAGAGCAAATGTATGGTGATAAAATGGAGATTCCAGAAGGCGAGTATATTATTCCTATTGGAGTCGCTGATATTAAAAGAGCTGGAACCGACGTAACAATAGTTTCATTTGGTAAAATCATAAAGGAAGCCTATATTGCGGCAGATGAGTTGGCTAAGGAAAACATTTCAGTAGAAATTATTGATTTGAGAACCGTAAGACCAATGGATGAAAATGCAATTATTGAATCAGTCAAAAAAACCAATCGCTTGGTTATTTTAGAAGAAGCATGGCCTTTTGGAAGTGTTAGTTCTGAAATTACGTATAGAGTTCAAGACTTAGCATTTGATTACTTGGATGCACCAATAAAAAGAATTACGACTGCAGATACCCCTGCCCCATATTCTCCGGTGTTATTAGAAGAGTGGTTACCAAATTCATCTGATGTTATAAAAGCTGTTAAAGAAGTATTGTATCTGTAA
- a CDS encoding electron transfer flavoprotein subunit beta/FixA family protein: MKILVCISHVPDTTSKINFADNDTKFDTNGVQFVINPYDEFCLTRAMWFKEKQGATVTVVNVGNASTEPTLRKALAIGADDAIRVDVEATDGLAVAKELAAVVKEGAYDLVLAGRESIDYNGGMVPGMLASLTDYNFVNGCVGMEIDGTAVSLTREIDGGSEKLSTSLPLVVAGQKGLVEEKDLRIPNMRGIMMARKKPLAVVAGISAAAATSAASFEKPAAKGAVKLVAADQIDELISLLHNEAKVI; encoded by the coding sequence ATGAAAATATTAGTTTGTATTAGCCACGTACCTGATACCACTTCAAAAATCAACTTTGCAGATAACGATACAAAGTTTGATACCAATGGAGTTCAGTTTGTTATTAATCCTTACGATGAATTTTGTTTGACAAGAGCCATGTGGTTTAAAGAAAAACAAGGTGCTACAGTTACTGTAGTGAATGTAGGAAATGCAAGCACTGAGCCTACACTTAGAAAAGCGCTTGCTATTGGTGCTGATGATGCCATTAGAGTTGATGTTGAGGCAACTGATGGATTAGCAGTTGCTAAAGAATTAGCTGCGGTTGTTAAAGAAGGGGCATATGATTTGGTCTTAGCAGGTAGAGAATCTATTGATTATAATGGTGGTATGGTGCCAGGAATGTTGGCAAGTTTAACGGATTATAATTTTGTAAACGGTTGTGTAGGAATGGAAATTGATGGCACAGCTGTTTCTTTAACCAGAGAAATTGATGGTGGAAGCGAAAAATTAAGCACTTCATTGCCATTAGTGGTAGCCGGTCAAAAAGGATTGGTAGAAGAAAAAGATTTGCGCATCCCAAATATGAGAGGGATTATGATGGCTAGAAAGAAACCTTTAGCTGTTGTAGCAGGTATTTCTGCTGCCGCTGCAACAAGTGCTGCTTCTTTTGAAAAGCCAGCTGCTAAGGGAGCGGTTAAGTTAGTCGCTGCAGATCAAATTGATGAGTTAATTAGCTTGTTACACAATGAAGCCAAAGTTATTTAA
- a CDS encoding electron transfer flavoprotein subunit alpha/FixB family protein, translating to MSVLVFADTSEGKYKKSAFEVVSYGKKVAEQLGSSMVVLSINAESPQDLYAYGAEKVITVSNDSLANFNGKAYASVINQVAQKESSNVVIIDSSIDGLYLAPMLAVKMEAGYASNAVALPSSTSPFTVKRKSFSSKAFNNTVIATDNKIVGVSKNSFGVHENPVSGTTEAFEPALSDADFGVKSVSVDRAKGKVSIADADIVVSAGRGLKGPENWGMIEELADVLGAATACSKPVSDLGWRPHSEHVGQTGKPVASNLYIAIGISGAIQHLAGINASKVKVVINTDPEAPFFKAADYGIVGDAFEVVPALIEKLKVFKQS from the coding sequence ATGTCAGTTTTAGTTTTTGCCGATACATCGGAAGGAAAATATAAAAAGTCTGCTTTTGAAGTCGTTTCATACGGAAAAAAAGTAGCAGAGCAATTAGGGAGTTCTATGGTTGTGCTTAGCATCAATGCAGAAAGCCCTCAAGACTTATATGCTTATGGAGCAGAAAAAGTAATTACTGTTAGTAATGATTCATTAGCAAACTTTAATGGGAAAGCCTATGCGTCTGTAATTAATCAGGTTGCTCAAAAAGAATCGTCAAATGTTGTTATTATAGACTCTAGTATTGATGGTTTGTATTTAGCACCAATGCTTGCAGTAAAAATGGAAGCAGGTTATGCATCTAATGCTGTAGCATTACCAAGTAGCACTAGCCCATTTACAGTAAAAAGAAAATCTTTTTCAAGCAAAGCGTTTAACAATACAGTAATTGCAACAGATAATAAAATTGTTGGAGTTTCTAAGAATTCATTTGGGGTTCATGAAAATCCAGTGAGTGGAACTACAGAAGCTTTTGAGCCAGCTCTTTCTGATGCTGATTTTGGAGTGAAGTCTGTAAGCGTAGATAGAGCAAAAGGAAAAGTGAGTATTGCTGATGCAGATATCGTTGTTTCTGCAGGTCGTGGATTAAAAGGTCCAGAAAACTGGGGAATGATAGAAGAATTGGCTGATGTTTTAGGAGCTGCAACTGCATGTTCTAAACCCGTATCTGATTTAGGATGGAGACCTCATAGTGAGCACGTAGGGCAAACCGGAAAACCGGTTGCGTCTAACTTGTATATTGCTATTGGAATCTCGGGTGCTATTCAGCATTTGGCAGGAATCAACGCATCAAAGGTTAAAGTGGTTATTAATACCGATCCAGAAGCTCCTTTCTTTAAGGCAGCAGATTATGGAATTGTAGGTGATGCATTTGAAGTAGTACCAGCCTTGATAGAAAAATTAAAAGTTTTTAAACAATCATAA
- a CDS encoding bifunctional nuclease family protein — protein sequence MNLIQLTIKGISYSQTQTGAYALVLNEIKGKRTLPIIIGAFEAQSIAIALEKEIRPPRPLTHDLFKTFADRYQIKVTKVIIHKLVDGVFFSSLISERDGKQEVIDTRTSDAIALAVRFDAPIYTYESILEKAGIYLKIEEDLSIEGPEFDSDDLMSEILNESSEEPFVEKSLKELHQELDDAIANEDYELAAKIRDEINKRS from the coding sequence ATGAATTTGATACAATTAACCATCAAAGGAATCTCTTACAGCCAAACTCAAACAGGTGCTTATGCATTGGTGTTGAATGAAATTAAAGGCAAAAGAACTTTACCTATAATTATAGGTGCTTTTGAAGCGCAGTCAATTGCGATTGCCTTAGAAAAAGAAATTAGACCTCCTAGACCACTAACACATGATTTGTTTAAAACTTTTGCAGATCGTTACCAAATTAAAGTAACTAAAGTAATCATCCATAAATTGGTAGATGGTGTCTTTTTTTCTAGCTTGATTTCTGAGCGTGATGGCAAACAAGAAGTGATCGATACCCGAACATCAGACGCTATTGCTTTAGCTGTGCGTTTTGATGCTCCGATTTACACCTATGAATCAATTTTAGAAAAGGCAGGAATTTATCTTAAGATAGAAGAAGATTTATCAATAGAAGGGCCTGAGTTTGATTCTGATGATTTGATGTCAGAAATACTAAACGAGTCATCAGAAGAACCTTTTGTAGAGAAGAGTCTAAAAGAATTACATCAAGAATTAGACGATGCAATTGCAAATGAAGATTACGAATTAGCTGCAAAAATAAGAGACGAAATTAACAAGCGCTCTTAA
- a CDS encoding NupC/NupG family nucleoside CNT transporter: MKKYLILVFCLSTLFAQATTIKSTKSNNFAYTILVSESNSVEKLTNESLSFAAETTEKNASVQEQSTKQIIPSQGFSFSNLWRGLLGMVSLLFIAFLFSSNKKGIDWKTVGIGLSLQLLIAIGVLKIPFVQRIFEWIGGLFVSVLDFTRAGSKFLFEGLVMDMDKFGFIFAFQVLPTIIFFSALTSLLFYLGIIQKVVSLMAMIMTKFLKISGAESLSVAGNVFLGQTEAPLLIKAYLEKMNKSEMLLVMIGGMATVAGAVLAAYIGFLGGDDPVLRLQFAKHLLAASVMAAPGAIVVSKILYPQTEKVNSDVHVSSEKIGSNVLDAIANGTTEGLRLAVNVGAMLLVFVAFIAMLNGILGWVGDITSLNEWLAANTAYSSLSLEFILGYLFAPLMWLIGVASEDMTMMGQLLGIKLAASEFVGYIQLAELKDMTNIIHLNYNKSIIMATYMLCGFANFASIGIQIGGIGSIAPGQRKTLSEFGMKALIGGTIASLMSAAIAGMIIG, encoded by the coding sequence ATGAAAAAATATCTAATCTTAGTGTTTTGTTTAAGTACCTTGTTTGCTCAAGCAACGACAATTAAAAGCACTAAAAGCAACAATTTTGCGTATACGATTTTAGTTTCGGAATCAAATTCTGTAGAAAAGCTGACTAATGAATCACTGTCTTTTGCGGCTGAAACAACAGAAAAAAATGCTAGTGTTCAAGAGCAATCAACCAAACAAATTATACCAAGTCAAGGGTTTTCTTTTTCAAATTTATGGAGAGGACTCTTAGGAATGGTTTCTTTATTGTTTATTGCTTTTTTGTTTTCAAGCAATAAAAAAGGAATTGATTGGAAAACCGTTGGGATTGGGCTTTCATTGCAATTATTAATTGCAATAGGAGTCTTAAAAATACCCTTTGTACAACGAATTTTTGAATGGATAGGAGGTCTATTTGTCAGTGTCTTAGACTTTACCCGAGCAGGGAGTAAGTTTTTATTTGAAGGCTTGGTTATGGATATGGATAAGTTTGGATTTATCTTTGCTTTTCAGGTATTGCCAACCATTATTTTCTTTTCAGCCTTAACTTCTTTGTTGTTTTATTTAGGAATTATCCAAAAAGTTGTCTCATTGATGGCAATGATAATGACTAAGTTTTTAAAGATATCTGGAGCAGAAAGTTTGTCTGTTGCCGGAAATGTGTTTTTAGGACAAACAGAAGCGCCTTTATTAATTAAGGCATATTTAGAAAAGATGAATAAGTCTGAAATGCTTTTGGTGATGATCGGTGGTATGGCTACTGTAGCTGGAGCTGTTTTGGCGGCTTATATAGGCTTTTTGGGAGGCGATGACCCTGTGCTAAGATTGCAGTTTGCAAAGCATTTATTAGCAGCTTCTGTGATGGCAGCACCTGGTGCTATTGTAGTTTCTAAAATTTTATATCCACAAACAGAAAAAGTAAATAGTGATGTCCATGTCTCTTCAGAAAAGATTGGATCAAATGTATTAGACGCTATAGCAAATGGGACAACTGAAGGTTTGAGATTGGCTGTAAACGTCGGGGCTATGTTATTGGTTTTTGTGGCTTTTATAGCCATGCTTAACGGAATTTTAGGTTGGGTTGGAGACATCACCAGCTTAAATGAATGGTTGGCTGCAAATACGGCTTATTCTAGTTTGTCTTTAGAGTTTATACTAGGTTATCTTTTTGCGCCATTGATGTGGTTGATAGGGGTAGCAAGTGAAGACATGACTATGATGGGGCAATTGCTAGGAATCAAGTTGGCAGCAAGTGAGTTTGTGGGCTATATTCAATTGGCCGAACTAAAAGACATGACCAATATCATTCACCTAAATTATAATAAATCGATTATCATGGCTACCTATATGCTATGTGGGTTTGCTAATTTTGCCTCTATCGGAATTCAGATAGGCGGAATAGGATCTATTGCTCCTGGACAACGAAAAACACTTTCTGAATTTGGAATGAAAGCGCTAATCGGAGGAACCATCGCTTCTTTAATGTCTGCAGCAATCGCAGGGATGATTATCGGATAA